From one Melospiza melodia melodia isolate bMelMel2 chromosome 6, bMelMel2.pri, whole genome shotgun sequence genomic stretch:
- the ZNF106 gene encoding zinc finger protein 106 isoform X2, whose protein sequence is MVQQRKCALCHIVYNSKKEMEEHKRSMLHHRELENLKGRDSSHECRVCRVTLVGLSAYAKHISSQLHKDNVNAHDRKEEEKEVAEEDDLDKELIQLIKQKKERNRQTEPSCASQELECDDRRSQRRREERAAYKEREAYDQLSWHHHNASQRDWKWEKDDYVSPRQGKFSHSQRNLNINRHSGSAKGRSARHQNVSGNPLNRHNYGNSGNAWHLSGRRGGASNWHHGARERNSTWHSEETGHFSSWNSKSYGGNWKPSPHGANGWNFGSSGDSYSSEPNIYNQERSAWQRPEKGNVLPRRNRRNRGDRLDFTSDELAAEGVLEFSTLKQPESKTSRASGKSVSPSRDKTYRWSPYPSQKTAEQQPRSEDNVSKPSEKMGSVLTPLSDSSMKGETCEANVSLSKLKNHEASSPSNGTSDHLDSCKVMEDPSSGEKPDRDDGRSSRMPSLKSPLLNITDMKLSLIKQDTNSLLKNVRLLLSSASGEEQNHLNAVNLETNSFSSYSSKLHAACVGNLQDNKDVLAGNLRERINNLSEAEQNPKGIQCNHSLQNAPLSSCKDTSDQNREETGKALPEKEFRLDSLDVSGDDLMGSEKSEAKVEKLDSSLPCDTPDAKTTTSEREDDKKPSASSIASAELKNFTFRIEPKVSSSSSQDHLHVDLKSSQDKEGNEECVKSRDQFEIEGFENPSDNELQKGGSQSGGLLLPDLSKLGLPASLQRDLTRHISLKSKVGTHLPEPNLNSARRIRNVNCLRRSETEKESGLKPTLRQILSASRRNVNWDQVIQQVTKKKQELGKGLPRFGIEMVPLVQNEQEGLELSEESDPTALEGFQWEGISLVSGSARKRSFSESSVIADRNPSAYSFFSEQAKIKESGQRQVIAASHPHHITSGYEASTDIEADQKEGTPSLALSPFMSERTEASRSHSLQATSEITGHTEQDQESPEKRTSLLEKQNELEVSEENCPASNSASLFAMSNNIDAATDSSCTSGTEQNDSQGIGKKRRATGEGSSPEIPSLERKNKRRKIKGKKERSQVDQLLAISLREEELSRSLQNVDSSLLQARAALRAAYVEVQRFLVLKQQITMEMSTLRSQRIQILQGLQETYEPPELSEQLSCSALTERRNSKSQMAADSIPSSSLLPVLDTLSSSVPARGAAVPITVPSPFQSSGSTPSNTPDSSVQVKREPVSPKGTELNVNSVLQSSPCPPQTEEVQQNDETNQKTSVYPVITATISLAGLAACFQHTDQDVHEPAADEGQSGLPENSSPPSVSVFSKREANDPAAERLLVDQCSTSLSKHSVLLEVPVDKTPKLSAEPSEQHLTMAAVPAEKGNRRRRKLRKKKTLRAAHVPDNSDTEQDMIDFKPVRKVKGGKIPKGEKVTPPREEGGVTAEAARTKDENDSDASLELVEVPAPQCEVVDVGSSASGDEKPDSPSKRESCNSVDQAVLEASCSGYDEVSSTSEIDTNHRNDGKKSVAETQTSISFLRGSKNSSEVSSEPGEDEEPTEGTFEGHLAAVNAIQIFGNLLYTCSADKTVCAYNLVSRKCVAIFEGHTSKVNCLLVTQTNGKNAALYTGSSDHTINCYNIKTKECMEQFKLEDRVLCLHSRWRILYAGLANGTVVTFSIKNNKQVDTFECHGPRAVSCLATAQEGARKLLVVGSYDCTISVRDARNGLLLRTLEGHSKTILCMKVVNDLVFSGSSDQSVHAHNIHTGELVRIYKGHNHAVTVVNILGKVMVTACLDKFVRVYELQSHDRLQVYGGHSDMIMCMTIHKSMIYTGCYDGSVRAVRLNLMQNYRCWWHGCSLIFGVVDHLKQHLLTDHTNPNFQTLKCRWKNCDAFFTSRKGSKQDAVGHIERHAEDDSRIDS, encoded by the exons ATGGTTCAGCAACGAAAATGTGCATTATGTCACATTGTGTACAACTCAAAAAAG GAGATGGAAGAACACAAGAGAAGCATGCTTCACCACAGAGAACTGGAAAACCTGAAGGGAAG GGATAGCAGCCACGAATGCCGGGTGTGCAGGGTGACGCTGGTGGGTTTGTCAGCATATGCCAAGCACATCTCCAGTCAGCTGCACAAAGACAACGTTAATGCCCATGACagaaaagaggaagagaaagaagtGGCAGAAGAGGATGACCTTGACAAAGAACTCATTCAACTAATCAAGCAAAAGAAGGAACGGAACCG GCAAACTGAACCAAGTTGTGCAAGCCAAGAATTAGAATGTGATGATAGGAGATCACAGAGAAGGCGAGAAGAAAGAGCTGCTTACAAAGAAAGAGAAGCTTATGATCAGTTGTCGTGGCATCATCATAATGCATCACAAagggactggaaatgggaaaaggATGATTATGTTAGTCCTAGACAAGGCAAATTTTCACACTCTCAGAGGAACCTTAATATAAACAGACATTCAGGTAGTGCAAAGGGGCGCTCTGCGCGGCACCAGAATGTTTCAGGAAACCCTTTGAATCGACATAATTATGGGAATTCTGGAAACGCTTGGCATCTGAGTGGGCGGAGAGGAGGAGCGTCAAATTGGCATCATGGTGCCAGGGAAAGAAATTCTACTTGGCACTCAGAAGAAACGGGTCATTTTTCTAGCTGGAATTCCAAGAGTTATGGAGGAAACTGGAAGCCAAGTCCTCATGGTGCAAATGGCTGGAATTTTGGAAGCTCAGGAGATTCGTATTCATCAGAGCCAAATATATACAATCAAGAAAGGTCTGCATGGCAGCGGCCAGAGAAAGGCAATGTTCTGCCACGTAGAAATCGAAGAAATAGGGGTGACCGTCTGGATTTTACTAGTGATGAGCTTGCTGCTGAGGGAGTGTTAGAATTTAGTACATTGAAACAACCAGAAAGCAAAACTTCAAGAGCCAGTGGAAAAAGTGTCAGTCCTTCCAGAGATAAAACATATCGCTGGAGTCCCTACCCATCCCAGAAAACTGCAGAGCAGCAACCACGGTCTGAAGATAATGTTTCAAAACCTTCAGAGAAAATGGGTTCTGTACTTACACCTCTTAGTGATTCATCAATGAAAGGAGAAACTTGTGAAGCCAATGTTAGCCTTTCAAAACTTAAAAACCATGAAGCATCTTCCCCTTCTAATGGAACCTCTGATCACCTTGATTCTTGCAAGGTTATGGAAGACCCTTCCAGTGGTGAAAAGCCTGACAGAGATGATGGCAGAAGTAGTAGGATGCCATCACTGAAATCCCCCCTTCTCAATATCACAGATATGAAATTATCCTTGATAAAGCAAGACACGAACAGTCTCTTAAAAAATGTCAGGCTTCTGTTATCCTCAGCTAGTGGTGAAGAACAGAATCATTTGAATGCGGTGAACTTGGAAACAAACAGTTTCTCCTCTTATTCATCAAAACTGCATGCTGCTTGTGTTGGTAACTTACAAGACAACAAAGATGTGCTTGCTGGTAATCTTAGAGAGCGTATTAATAACTTAAGTGAAGCAGAACAAAATCCCAAAGGTATCCAGTGCAACCATTCCTTGCAAAATGCTCCCTTAAGCTCTTGCAAAGATACAAGTGACCAGAATAGGGAAGAAACTGGGAAGGCATTGCCAGAGAAGGAGTTCAGACTAGATTCATTAGATGTAAGTGGTGATGATTTAATGGGAAGTGAGAAGTCAGAAGCAAAAGTTGAAAAGTTGGATTCTTCTTTACCCTGTGACACCCCTGACGCTAAAACTACCACCTCTGAAAGGGAAGATGATAAAAAGCCATCTGCTTCAAGTATTGCTTCTGCTGAGCTAAAAAATTTTACATTTCGTATAGAACCCAAAGTTTCTTCGTCAAGCAGTCAGGACCATTTACATGTGGATTTGAAAAGCTCACAGGACAAGGAAGGGAATGAAGAGTGTGTCAAGTCACGTGATCAATTTGAAATTGAAGGTTTTGAAAATCCTTCAGATAATGAGCTTCAAAAAGGAGGAAGCCAGTCAGGAGGCCTCCTTCTTCCAGATTTAAGCAAACTTGGCCTGCCTGCTTCTCTGCAAAGAGATCTGACACGGCATATCAGTCTGAAGAGCAAAGTCGGGACACATCTCCCAGAGCCCAATCTCAATAGTGCACGTCGCATTCGGAATGTGAATTGCCTTCGGAGAAGTGAGACAGAGAAGGAGTCGGGGCTTAAACCTACCCTCAGGCAGATTCTTAGTGCTTCCCGGCGAAATGTTAACTGGGATCAGGTCATCCAGCAGGTAACCAAGAAGAAACAGGAACTTGGCAAAGGTTTACCAAG GTTTGGCATAGAAATGGTGCCTCTTGTTCAAAATGAGCAAGAGGGTCTAGAACTCAGTGAAGAATCTGATCCAACTGCTCTAGAAGGATTCCAGTGGGAAGGGATTTCCTTAGTGTCTGGCTCAGCCAGAAAACGTAGCTTTTCTGAAAGCAGTGTCATAGCAGACAGAAATCCTTCTGCTTATAGCTTTTTCAGTGAACAAGCCAAAATTAAAGAAAGTGGGCAAAGGCAAGTAATTGCAGCCAGCCACCCACATCATATAACATCTGGATATGAGGCAAGCACTGACATTGAGGCTGATCAGAAAGAGGGGACACCATCCCTTGCTTTGTCACCCTTTATGTCTGAAAGAACCGAGGCCAGCAGAAGTCACAGCCTACAGGCCACCTCTGAGATCACAGGCCACACAGAACAAGACCAGGAGAGCCCAGAGAAGAGAACATCTCTTCTTGAAAAACAAAATGAATTAGAGGTCTCAGAAGAAAATTGTCCAGCTTCAAATAGTGCTTCACTTTTTGCAATGTCCAATAACATAGATGCAGCTACAGACAGTAGCTGCACATCTGGAACTGAACAGAATGACAGCCAAGGAATTGGAAAGAAGCGAAGAGCAACTGGA GAGGGATCTTCTCCTGAAATCCCTAGTctagaaagaaagaataaaagaagaaaaatcaaagGTAAAAAAG aacGTTCTCAGGTAGACCAGTTGTTGGCTATTTCTCTGAGGGAAGAAGAGTTAAGCAGGTCTCTGCAGAATGTGGACAGCAGCCTCTTGCAGGCAAGGGCTGCCCTGAGGGCTGCCTATGTTGAGGTTCAACGGTTCCTTGTGTTAAAGCAACAG ATAACCATGGAAATGAGTACACTGAGAAGTCAGAGAATCCAGATCTTGCAGGGGCTACAAG AAACATATGAACCTCCTGAACTCTCAGAGCAACTTTCCTGCAGTGCCCTAACTGAGAGACGAAACAGCAAATCTCAGATGGCAGCTGACTCAATTCCTTCAAGCTCTCTCCTGCCTGTTTTGGACACTTTGTCTTCCTCTGTACCCGCTCGAGGAGCTGCTGTTCCCATAACCGTGCCATCACCATTCCAGTCTTCTGGCAGTACACCTTCCAATACTCCTGACTCCTCAGTGCAAGTTAAACGAGAACCCGTGTCTCCAAAAGGCACAGAACTAAATGTGAATTCTGTACTCCAGAGCTCTCCATGTCCTCCACAAACAGAAGAGGTGCAACAGAATGATG AGACCAACCAGAAAACTTCAGTGTATCCAGTTATCACTGCAACCATATCTctagcagggctggcagcttgtTTCCAACACACTGATCAAGATGTCCACGAGCCTGCTGCAGACGAGGGACAGTCTGGACTTCCTGAGAACTCTTCTCCTCCTTCAGTGTCTGTTTTCAGCAAGAGAGAAGCAAatgatccagctgctgaaagacttTTAGTGGATCAGTGTAGCACTTCTCTTTCAAAGCATTCGGTCCTTCTCGAAGTGCCAGTGGATAAAACTCCCAAATTGTCAGCAGAACCATCTGAGCAACACTTGACaatggctgcagtcccagcagagAAAGGGAATAGAAGGAGGCGAAAGTTAAGGAAGAAGAAAACGCTGAGGGCAGCCCATGTGCCAGACAACAGCGATACGGAGCAGGATATGATTGACTTCAAACCTGTCCGGAAAGTCAAGGGTGGAAAGATTCCTAAAGGAGAAAAAGTTACTCCTCCAAGAGAGGAGGGTGGAGTTACTGCTGAAGCAGCAAGAACCAAAGATGAGAATGACAGCGATGCTTCTCTGGAACTAGTGGAagttccagcacctcagtgtgaGGTGGTTGATGTTGGTTCATCAGCGTCAGGAGATGAGAAACCAGACAGTCCATCAAAGAGGGAGTCATGCAACTCTGTGGATCAAGCAGTCCTAGAGGCATCTTGTTCTGGGTATGATGAAGTGAGCTCCACCAGTGAGATTGACACAAATCATAGGAATGATGGGAAAAAAAG TGTGGCTGAGACACAGACTTCCATATCATTCCTAAGAGGATCAAAGAACTCCTCAG AAGTGTCTTCGGAGCCAGGTGAGGATGAAGAACCTACTGAGGGAACTTTTGAGGGACACTTGGCTGCAGTGAATGCTATTCagatttttgggaatttgttgTACACCTGCTCAGCAGACAAAACAGTTTGTGCCTACAATCTCGTT AGCAGGAAGTGTGTGGCCATCTTTGAAGGACATACTTCTAAAGTGAACTGCCTTCTGGTCACTCAGACAAATGGCAAGAATGCTGCCCTCTACACTGGCTCAAGCGACCACACTATCAACTGTTACAATATCAAG ACCAAAGAGTGCATGGAACAGTTTAAATTGGAAGATCGAGTGCTCTGTTTACACAGTAGATGGCGGATCCTTTATGCAGGTCTTGCAAATGGCACAGTGGTTACTTTCAGCATAAAG AATAATAAACAGGTTGATACCTTTGAATGCCATGGCCCTAGAGCAGTGAGCTGTTTAGCCACAGCTCAGGAAGGAGCACGCAAGTTGTTGGTAGTGGGCTCCTATGACTGCACCATCAGCGTGCGAGACGCGCGGAATGGGCTGCTCCTCAGAACCCTGGAAGGTCACAGCAAGACTATTCTCTGCATGAAG gttGTGAATGATCTGGTATTCAGTGGGTCCAGTGATCAGTCTGTCCATGCCCACAACATTCAT
- the ZNF106 gene encoding zinc finger protein 106 isoform X3: MVQQRKCALCHIVYNSKKEMEEHKRSMLHHRELENLKGRDSSHECRVCRVTLVGLSAYAKHISSQLHKDNVNAHDRKEEEKEVAEEDDLDKELIQLIKQKKERNRQTEPSCASQELECDDRRSQRRREERAAYKEREAYDQLSWHHHNASQRDWKWEKDDYVSPRQGKFSHSQRNLNINRHSGSAKGRSARHQNVSGNPLNRHNYGNSGNAWHLSGRRGGASNWHHGARERNSTWHSEETGHFSSWNSKSYGGNWKPSPHGANGWNFGSSGDSYSSEPNIYNQERSAWQRPEKGNVLPRRNRRNRGDRLDFTSDELAAEGVLEFSTLKQPESKTSRASGKSVSPSRDKTYRWSPYPSQKTAEQQPRSEDNVSKPSEKMGSVLTPLSDSSMKGETCEANVSLSKLKNHEASSPSNGTSDHLDSCKVMEDPSSGEKPDRDDGRSSRMPSLKSPLLNITDMKLSLIKQDTNSLLKNVRLLLSSASGEEQNHLNAVNLETNSFSSYSSKLHAACVGNLQDNKDVLAGNLRERINNLSEAEQNPKGIQCNHSLQNAPLSSCKDTSDQNREETGKALPEKEFRLDSLDVSGDDLMGSEKSEAKVEKLDSSLPCDTPDAKTTTSEREDDKKPSASSIASAELKNFTFRIEPKVSSSSSQDHLHVDLKSSQDKEGNEECVKSRDQFEIEGFENPSDNELQKGGSQSGGLLLPDLSKLGLPASLQRDLTRHISLKSKVGTHLPEPNLNSARRIRNVNCLRRSETEKESGLKPTLRQILSASRRNVNWDQVIQQVTKKKQELGKGLPRFGIEMVPLVQNEQEGLELSEESDPTALEGFQWEGISLVSGSARKRSFSESSVIADRNPSAYSFFSEQAKIKESGQRQVIAASHPHHITSGYEASTDIEADQKEGTPSLALSPFMSERTEASRSHSLQATSEITGHTEQDQESPEKRTSLLEKQNELEVSEENCPASNSASLFAMSNNIDAATDSSCTSGTEQNDSQGIGKKRRATGEGSSPEIPSLERKNKRRKIKERSQVDQLLAISLREEELSRSLQNVDSSLLQARAALRAAYVEVQRFLVLKQQITMEMSTLRSQRIQILQGLQETYEPPELSEQLSCSALTERRNSKSQMAADSIPSSSLLPVLDTLSSSVPARGAAVPITVPSPFQSSGSTPSNTPDSSVQVKREPVSPKGTELNVNSVLQSSPCPPQTEEVQQNDEETNQKTSVYPVITATISLAGLAACFQHTDQDVHEPAADEGQSGLPENSSPPSVSVFSKREANDPAAERLLVDQCSTSLSKHSVLLEVPVDKTPKLSAEPSEQHLTMAAVPAEKGNRRRRKLRKKKTLRAAHVPDNSDTEQDMIDFKPVRKVKGGKIPKGEKVTPPREEGGVTAEAARTKDENDSDASLELVEVPAPQCEVVDVGSSASGDEKPDSPSKRESCNSVDQAVLEASCSGYDEVSSTSEIDTNHRNDGKKSVAETQTSISFLRGSKNSSEVSSEPGEDEEPTEGTFEGHLAAVNAIQIFGNLLYTCSADKTVCAYNLVSRKCVAIFEGHTSKVNCLLVTQTNGKNAALYTGSSDHTINCYNIKTKECMEQFKLEDRVLCLHSRWRILYAGLANGTVVTFSIKNNKQVDTFECHGPRAVSCLATAQEGARKLLVVGSYDCTISVRDARNGLLLRTLEGHSKTILCMKVVNDLVFSGSSDQSVHAHNIHTGELVRIYKGHNHAVTVVNILGKVMVTACLDKFVRVYELQSHDRLQVYGGHSDMIMCMTIHKSMIYTGCYDGSVRAVRLNLMQNYRCWWHGCSLIFGVVDHLKQHLLTDHTNPNFQTLKCRWKNCDAFFTSRKGSKQDAVGHIERHAEDDSRIDS, from the exons ATGGTTCAGCAACGAAAATGTGCATTATGTCACATTGTGTACAACTCAAAAAAG GAGATGGAAGAACACAAGAGAAGCATGCTTCACCACAGAGAACTGGAAAACCTGAAGGGAAG GGATAGCAGCCACGAATGCCGGGTGTGCAGGGTGACGCTGGTGGGTTTGTCAGCATATGCCAAGCACATCTCCAGTCAGCTGCACAAAGACAACGTTAATGCCCATGACagaaaagaggaagagaaagaagtGGCAGAAGAGGATGACCTTGACAAAGAACTCATTCAACTAATCAAGCAAAAGAAGGAACGGAACCG GCAAACTGAACCAAGTTGTGCAAGCCAAGAATTAGAATGTGATGATAGGAGATCACAGAGAAGGCGAGAAGAAAGAGCTGCTTACAAAGAAAGAGAAGCTTATGATCAGTTGTCGTGGCATCATCATAATGCATCACAAagggactggaaatgggaaaaggATGATTATGTTAGTCCTAGACAAGGCAAATTTTCACACTCTCAGAGGAACCTTAATATAAACAGACATTCAGGTAGTGCAAAGGGGCGCTCTGCGCGGCACCAGAATGTTTCAGGAAACCCTTTGAATCGACATAATTATGGGAATTCTGGAAACGCTTGGCATCTGAGTGGGCGGAGAGGAGGAGCGTCAAATTGGCATCATGGTGCCAGGGAAAGAAATTCTACTTGGCACTCAGAAGAAACGGGTCATTTTTCTAGCTGGAATTCCAAGAGTTATGGAGGAAACTGGAAGCCAAGTCCTCATGGTGCAAATGGCTGGAATTTTGGAAGCTCAGGAGATTCGTATTCATCAGAGCCAAATATATACAATCAAGAAAGGTCTGCATGGCAGCGGCCAGAGAAAGGCAATGTTCTGCCACGTAGAAATCGAAGAAATAGGGGTGACCGTCTGGATTTTACTAGTGATGAGCTTGCTGCTGAGGGAGTGTTAGAATTTAGTACATTGAAACAACCAGAAAGCAAAACTTCAAGAGCCAGTGGAAAAAGTGTCAGTCCTTCCAGAGATAAAACATATCGCTGGAGTCCCTACCCATCCCAGAAAACTGCAGAGCAGCAACCACGGTCTGAAGATAATGTTTCAAAACCTTCAGAGAAAATGGGTTCTGTACTTACACCTCTTAGTGATTCATCAATGAAAGGAGAAACTTGTGAAGCCAATGTTAGCCTTTCAAAACTTAAAAACCATGAAGCATCTTCCCCTTCTAATGGAACCTCTGATCACCTTGATTCTTGCAAGGTTATGGAAGACCCTTCCAGTGGTGAAAAGCCTGACAGAGATGATGGCAGAAGTAGTAGGATGCCATCACTGAAATCCCCCCTTCTCAATATCACAGATATGAAATTATCCTTGATAAAGCAAGACACGAACAGTCTCTTAAAAAATGTCAGGCTTCTGTTATCCTCAGCTAGTGGTGAAGAACAGAATCATTTGAATGCGGTGAACTTGGAAACAAACAGTTTCTCCTCTTATTCATCAAAACTGCATGCTGCTTGTGTTGGTAACTTACAAGACAACAAAGATGTGCTTGCTGGTAATCTTAGAGAGCGTATTAATAACTTAAGTGAAGCAGAACAAAATCCCAAAGGTATCCAGTGCAACCATTCCTTGCAAAATGCTCCCTTAAGCTCTTGCAAAGATACAAGTGACCAGAATAGGGAAGAAACTGGGAAGGCATTGCCAGAGAAGGAGTTCAGACTAGATTCATTAGATGTAAGTGGTGATGATTTAATGGGAAGTGAGAAGTCAGAAGCAAAAGTTGAAAAGTTGGATTCTTCTTTACCCTGTGACACCCCTGACGCTAAAACTACCACCTCTGAAAGGGAAGATGATAAAAAGCCATCTGCTTCAAGTATTGCTTCTGCTGAGCTAAAAAATTTTACATTTCGTATAGAACCCAAAGTTTCTTCGTCAAGCAGTCAGGACCATTTACATGTGGATTTGAAAAGCTCACAGGACAAGGAAGGGAATGAAGAGTGTGTCAAGTCACGTGATCAATTTGAAATTGAAGGTTTTGAAAATCCTTCAGATAATGAGCTTCAAAAAGGAGGAAGCCAGTCAGGAGGCCTCCTTCTTCCAGATTTAAGCAAACTTGGCCTGCCTGCTTCTCTGCAAAGAGATCTGACACGGCATATCAGTCTGAAGAGCAAAGTCGGGACACATCTCCCAGAGCCCAATCTCAATAGTGCACGTCGCATTCGGAATGTGAATTGCCTTCGGAGAAGTGAGACAGAGAAGGAGTCGGGGCTTAAACCTACCCTCAGGCAGATTCTTAGTGCTTCCCGGCGAAATGTTAACTGGGATCAGGTCATCCAGCAGGTAACCAAGAAGAAACAGGAACTTGGCAAAGGTTTACCAAG GTTTGGCATAGAAATGGTGCCTCTTGTTCAAAATGAGCAAGAGGGTCTAGAACTCAGTGAAGAATCTGATCCAACTGCTCTAGAAGGATTCCAGTGGGAAGGGATTTCCTTAGTGTCTGGCTCAGCCAGAAAACGTAGCTTTTCTGAAAGCAGTGTCATAGCAGACAGAAATCCTTCTGCTTATAGCTTTTTCAGTGAACAAGCCAAAATTAAAGAAAGTGGGCAAAGGCAAGTAATTGCAGCCAGCCACCCACATCATATAACATCTGGATATGAGGCAAGCACTGACATTGAGGCTGATCAGAAAGAGGGGACACCATCCCTTGCTTTGTCACCCTTTATGTCTGAAAGAACCGAGGCCAGCAGAAGTCACAGCCTACAGGCCACCTCTGAGATCACAGGCCACACAGAACAAGACCAGGAGAGCCCAGAGAAGAGAACATCTCTTCTTGAAAAACAAAATGAATTAGAGGTCTCAGAAGAAAATTGTCCAGCTTCAAATAGTGCTTCACTTTTTGCAATGTCCAATAACATAGATGCAGCTACAGACAGTAGCTGCACATCTGGAACTGAACAGAATGACAGCCAAGGAATTGGAAAGAAGCGAAGAGCAACTGGA GAGGGATCTTCTCCTGAAATCCCTAGTctagaaagaaagaataaaagaagaaaaatcaaag aacGTTCTCAGGTAGACCAGTTGTTGGCTATTTCTCTGAGGGAAGAAGAGTTAAGCAGGTCTCTGCAGAATGTGGACAGCAGCCTCTTGCAGGCAAGGGCTGCCCTGAGGGCTGCCTATGTTGAGGTTCAACGGTTCCTTGTGTTAAAGCAACAG ATAACCATGGAAATGAGTACACTGAGAAGTCAGAGAATCCAGATCTTGCAGGGGCTACAAG AAACATATGAACCTCCTGAACTCTCAGAGCAACTTTCCTGCAGTGCCCTAACTGAGAGACGAAACAGCAAATCTCAGATGGCAGCTGACTCAATTCCTTCAAGCTCTCTCCTGCCTGTTTTGGACACTTTGTCTTCCTCTGTACCCGCTCGAGGAGCTGCTGTTCCCATAACCGTGCCATCACCATTCCAGTCTTCTGGCAGTACACCTTCCAATACTCCTGACTCCTCAGTGCAAGTTAAACGAGAACCCGTGTCTCCAAAAGGCACAGAACTAAATGTGAATTCTGTACTCCAGAGCTCTCCATGTCCTCCACAAACAGAAGAGGTGCAACAGAATGATG AAGAGACCAACCAGAAAACTTCAGTGTATCCAGTTATCACTGCAACCATATCTctagcagggctggcagcttgtTTCCAACACACTGATCAAGATGTCCACGAGCCTGCTGCAGACGAGGGACAGTCTGGACTTCCTGAGAACTCTTCTCCTCCTTCAGTGTCTGTTTTCAGCAAGAGAGAAGCAAatgatccagctgctgaaagacttTTAGTGGATCAGTGTAGCACTTCTCTTTCAAAGCATTCGGTCCTTCTCGAAGTGCCAGTGGATAAAACTCCCAAATTGTCAGCAGAACCATCTGAGCAACACTTGACaatggctgcagtcccagcagagAAAGGGAATAGAAGGAGGCGAAAGTTAAGGAAGAAGAAAACGCTGAGGGCAGCCCATGTGCCAGACAACAGCGATACGGAGCAGGATATGATTGACTTCAAACCTGTCCGGAAAGTCAAGGGTGGAAAGATTCCTAAAGGAGAAAAAGTTACTCCTCCAAGAGAGGAGGGTGGAGTTACTGCTGAAGCAGCAAGAACCAAAGATGAGAATGACAGCGATGCTTCTCTGGAACTAGTGGAagttccagcacctcagtgtgaGGTGGTTGATGTTGGTTCATCAGCGTCAGGAGATGAGAAACCAGACAGTCCATCAAAGAGGGAGTCATGCAACTCTGTGGATCAAGCAGTCCTAGAGGCATCTTGTTCTGGGTATGATGAAGTGAGCTCCACCAGTGAGATTGACACAAATCATAGGAATGATGGGAAAAAAAG TGTGGCTGAGACACAGACTTCCATATCATTCCTAAGAGGATCAAAGAACTCCTCAG AAGTGTCTTCGGAGCCAGGTGAGGATGAAGAACCTACTGAGGGAACTTTTGAGGGACACTTGGCTGCAGTGAATGCTATTCagatttttgggaatttgttgTACACCTGCTCAGCAGACAAAACAGTTTGTGCCTACAATCTCGTT AGCAGGAAGTGTGTGGCCATCTTTGAAGGACATACTTCTAAAGTGAACTGCCTTCTGGTCACTCAGACAAATGGCAAGAATGCTGCCCTCTACACTGGCTCAAGCGACCACACTATCAACTGTTACAATATCAAG ACCAAAGAGTGCATGGAACAGTTTAAATTGGAAGATCGAGTGCTCTGTTTACACAGTAGATGGCGGATCCTTTATGCAGGTCTTGCAAATGGCACAGTGGTTACTTTCAGCATAAAG AATAATAAACAGGTTGATACCTTTGAATGCCATGGCCCTAGAGCAGTGAGCTGTTTAGCCACAGCTCAGGAAGGAGCACGCAAGTTGTTGGTAGTGGGCTCCTATGACTGCACCATCAGCGTGCGAGACGCGCGGAATGGGCTGCTCCTCAGAACCCTGGAAGGTCACAGCAAGACTATTCTCTGCATGAAG gttGTGAATGATCTGGTATTCAGTGGGTCCAGTGATCAGTCTGTCCATGCCCACAACATTCAT